The following are from one region of the Mesorhizobium shangrilense genome:
- a CDS encoding isocitrate/isopropylmalate dehydrogenase family protein yields MKHVYEIAVVHGDGIGPEVCAAAVEVVKAALGSGSPLRFTEHPAGAEHFLKTGQSFPEPTFQACRAADAILHGAGGLPGVVYADGTEAGLDFTLRLRFELDLYANIRPVRLFEGVQSPLSGVKAGDIDYIILRENSEGLYAARGAGALLRGEVAVDTLVQTRVGIERIVRKAFELARQSNGAPRDGVRRVTCCDKANVLRSYAFFRSVFDDVAKDYPDVATEHALVDAMAMHLVLKPGHFNVIVSENMFGDILSDLAAATVGGMGMAPSAEIGAANGFFQAAHGSAPDIAGKGIANPFGTILSAASMLDWLGLKHSDEKLSQAAERIRRVTQACLAKGLLSADLGGTSSTRQITHSVCDRLAAAA; encoded by the coding sequence ATGAAGCATGTCTACGAGATCGCGGTGGTGCATGGCGACGGCATCGGCCCGGAAGTCTGCGCCGCCGCGGTCGAGGTGGTGAAGGCAGCGCTCGGGTCCGGCAGCCCTCTGCGCTTCACCGAACATCCGGCCGGAGCGGAGCATTTCCTGAAGACCGGCCAGAGCTTTCCCGAGCCGACCTTCCAGGCGTGCCGGGCCGCCGATGCCATCCTGCATGGCGCGGGCGGGCTGCCGGGCGTCGTCTATGCAGACGGGACCGAAGCGGGTCTGGATTTCACACTCAGGCTGCGCTTCGAGCTCGACCTCTACGCCAACATCCGCCCTGTCAGGCTGTTCGAAGGGGTGCAAAGCCCCTTGAGCGGAGTGAAGGCGGGCGACATCGACTACATCATCCTGCGCGAGAACAGCGAGGGGCTTTACGCGGCGCGCGGCGCGGGCGCCCTGCTGCGCGGCGAAGTCGCGGTCGACACCCTCGTGCAGACCCGCGTAGGCATCGAGCGCATCGTGCGCAAGGCCTTCGAACTGGCCCGCCAGTCGAACGGCGCGCCGCGAGACGGCGTGCGCCGGGTCACCTGCTGCGACAAGGCCAACGTGCTGCGCAGCTATGCCTTTTTCCGCTCCGTCTTCGACGACGTGGCGAAGGACTATCCCGACGTCGCGACCGAGCACGCGCTGGTCGACGCCATGGCGATGCATCTCGTGCTGAAGCCCGGCCATTTCAACGTCATCGTCAGCGAGAACATGTTCGGCGACATCCTGTCCGACCTGGCCGCCGCGACCGTGGGCGGAATGGGCATGGCGCCCTCGGCCGAGATCGGCGCGGCGAACGGCTTCTTCCAGGCCGCGCACGGCTCCGCGCCAGACATTGCCGGCAAGGGCATCGCCAATCCCTTTGGGACGATCCTGTCGGCGGCATCGATGCTCGACTGGCTCGGGCTCAAGCACAGCGACGAAAAGCTCAGCCAGGCCGCCGAACGAATCCGTCGGGTGACGCAAGCCTGCCTGGCCAAAGGTCTGCTCAGCGCCGACCTTGGAGGAACCTCGTCCACGCGCCAGATAACCCATTCTGTCTGCGACCGGCTCGCGGCCGCGGCGTGA
- a CDS encoding MucR family transcriptional regulator, with product MVEDIDNRAAEIIELTADIVAAYVKNNPVPVTGLPDLIAATHSSLLNLGRPQVVETPARTPAVNPKKSVFPDYIVSLEDGRKFKSMKRHLGLLGMTPDEYRQKWNLPADYPMVAPSYAARRSALAKALGLGKKRAPVTVPSRRKAKA from the coding sequence ATGGTTGAAGATATTGATAATCGCGCCGCTGAAATAATAGAGCTGACCGCGGATATTGTCGCGGCCTACGTCAAGAACAATCCGGTGCCCGTGACGGGTCTGCCCGATTTGATTGCGGCAACGCATTCGTCGCTTTTGAACCTCGGCCGGCCGCAGGTTGTAGAGACGCCGGCGCGGACGCCGGCTGTAAACCCGAAGAAATCGGTGTTCCCGGATTACATCGTGTCGCTGGAGGATGGCCGCAAGTTCAAGTCCATGAAACGCCACCTCGGTCTGCTCGGCATGACGCCCGACGAATACAGGCAGAAGTGGAACCTGCCGGCTGACTATCCGATGGTTGCACCAAGCTACGCGGCCCGGCGATCCGCCCTTGCGAAAGCCCTGGGGCTTGGCAAGAAGAGAGCGCCGGTGACTGTGCCATCGAGGCGCAAGGCAAAAGCATGA
- a CDS encoding M20/M25/M40 family metallo-hydrolase, with protein sequence MSEAFAGVRRIEEIRAVADSGGISAGVEIDRLHAAFADIPLRPLGFPVHAYIEPHIEQHVLLEEAGKTIGIVTGIQGKKTFEIEISGEKGHAGTLAMSDRRDAVAAFARIAAMLHDKVGGDDPDVKFTIGRVEVYPNAPSVVPHAVRFRVDLRHPDNDALERGGRLIRSICEDLAKPCRAKVTTLVSASSNDFDERLRAMIAAAAEHYGFPAMPVLSYAGHDARQMARLCRSAMIFIPCRDGISHDESEWIEPEHAAAGAQVLCAVIAELAAGA encoded by the coding sequence GTGTCGGAGGCGTTCGCGGGTGTGCGGCGCATCGAGGAAATTCGCGCTGTCGCCGACAGCGGCGGCATCTCCGCCGGTGTCGAGATCGACCGCCTGCACGCTGCCTTTGCGGATATCCCGCTTCGGCCACTGGGCTTTCCGGTGCATGCCTATATCGAGCCGCATATCGAACAGCATGTGCTGCTCGAGGAAGCCGGCAAGACGATTGGAATCGTGACCGGCATTCAGGGCAAGAAGACCTTCGAGATCGAGATCTCTGGCGAGAAGGGGCACGCCGGCACGCTGGCGATGAGCGATCGCCGGGATGCGGTCGCTGCCTTTGCCCGTATCGCCGCAATGCTTCACGACAAGGTCGGCGGCGATGATCCCGACGTCAAATTCACGATCGGCCGTGTCGAGGTCTATCCCAATGCTCCGTCGGTCGTGCCTCACGCCGTGCGCTTCCGGGTCGATCTTCGCCATCCCGACAATGATGCGCTTGAGAGGGGCGGGCGCCTGATCCGTTCGATCTGCGAAGACTTGGCGAAACCCTGCCGCGCCAAGGTGACCACGCTGGTTTCGGCGTCCTCCAACGATTTTGATGAACGGCTGAGGGCCATGATCGCGGCGGCTGCCGAGCACTATGGCTTCCCGGCCATGCCGGTGCTCTCATACGCGGGTCACGACGCGCGCCAGATGGCAAGGCTTTGCCGCAGCGCAATGATCTTCATCCCTTGTCGCGACGGCATCAGCCATGACGAGAGCGAGTGGATAGAACCGGAACATGCCGCCGCAGGAGCCCAGGTGCTGTGCGCTGTAATCGCGGAGCTGGCGGCCGGCGCCTGA
- a CDS encoding LacI family DNA-binding transcriptional regulator, whose protein sequence is MRSTLTDIAREAGVSAATVDRVLNNRPGVRARTREIVLEMAQRLGYIAESSNAAPPRALPGEIIRLDFALPAGTNSFIKMLHRQIEAQAQLRPDLDVHITTIEGFNPDRLARLLQDLRGRTQGVGVIALDHPTVREAIRSLSADDIKVVTIASDILHVPRVAYIGIDNRAAGRLAGYLLNRFISADRPGKVALLAGSLSYRGHEEREMGFRHVLTEEAPNLQIVEMREMLDDREKAYSEASALLERHPDLAAIYNVGAGNTGIARALKERGRAQSTIFLGHEVTDGTKDLLLDGTLDAVIDQNPRVEAREALNILTHAVRGLPYELHQPRLQVIFKENIPEI, encoded by the coding sequence GTGCGGTCCACGCTGACAGACATAGCCCGGGAAGCCGGCGTTTCCGCCGCCACGGTCGACCGTGTGCTCAACAACCGGCCGGGCGTGCGGGCCCGCACGCGTGAAATCGTGCTCGAAATGGCGCAGCGGCTCGGCTACATCGCCGAGAGTTCGAATGCGGCGCCACCACGAGCCCTGCCCGGCGAAATCATCCGGCTCGACTTCGCGCTGCCCGCCGGTACCAATTCCTTCATCAAGATGCTGCACCGGCAGATCGAGGCGCAGGCGCAACTGCGCCCTGATCTCGATGTCCACATCACCACGATCGAAGGCTTCAATCCCGACCGGCTCGCGCGTCTGCTGCAGGACCTGCGCGGTCGGACGCAAGGCGTGGGTGTCATCGCGCTCGATCATCCGACAGTGCGTGAGGCGATCCGCTCGCTTTCGGCTGACGATATCAAGGTGGTGACCATCGCCTCCGATATCCTGCATGTGCCCAGGGTCGCCTATATCGGCATCGACAACCGCGCCGCCGGCCGGCTTGCAGGCTATCTCCTCAACCGCTTCATCAGCGCCGATCGCCCTGGCAAGGTGGCGCTGCTCGCCGGCTCCCTGTCCTATCGCGGGCATGAGGAGCGCGAGATGGGATTCCGCCATGTACTGACGGAGGAAGCGCCCAATCTGCAGATCGTCGAGATGCGCGAAATGCTGGATGACCGCGAGAAGGCCTACTCCGAGGCGTCTGCCCTGCTGGAACGTCATCCGGACCTCGCCGCGATCTACAATGTCGGCGCCGGCAACACCGGCATTGCCCGTGCCCTGAAGGAACGCGGCCGCGCCCAGTCCACGATCTTCCTTGGCCATGAGGTGACCGACGGCACCAAGGACCTGCTGCTCGACGGCACGCTCGACGCCGTCATCGATCAGAACCCGCGCGTCGAAGCGCGCGAGGCGCTCAACATCCTCACGCACGCCGTCAGGGGCCTGCCCTACGAGTTGCACCAGCCCAGGCTGCAGGTGATCTTCAAGGAAAACATTCCGGAGATTTGA
- a CDS encoding extracellular solute-binding protein, producing the protein MSNLTRVSRRRLLTSGGKAAVIMAAAGIAPKFIRPSRAYAADALAPGMIGGPTGFDGAERYQYGADTPEGRAIEAVKALKGAGKAPSKIVLGLSDGSIGQLTQPFPTGAPSIKELWEKETGIPIEIVGLPNGQEFTKTMQDISTKGGAYDIYSTEWNRLGDLAETGGIAKLDDFVAQYKPEWDDPVTGYVDGAKGVSLLNKYRGANYGVSLDGDFQTWVYRTDLFGDEAEKKAFKDKYGYDLAPPKTWKQHGDIAAFFQRPDKGLFGSTDLRNQGWGYTNWYQRYVSMASPNQFLFGDDGKPLINSEHGITATNEYVASLSHHSPDAISWGWPEQYGNFAKGGAAMTCAFSNLPKFLDNAGNKDSKVTGKIGSMLPPGREIDGKLISRSVLWFSLTGMVSSQSKNQEVAYLLLQWLGSARIYAWMSANPGGYLDPFRLSDFSDPLVRQTYHAYHMDVVRETVARTVPTINYPGATAFHNALDENLMASLTKAKTSEQAMADTEREWKKISRRIGEDKLLEAIRTNKEAWPTVLDPIA; encoded by the coding sequence ATGTCGAATTTGACCCGCGTCTCGCGGCGGCGCCTGTTGACGTCCGGTGGCAAGGCCGCCGTGATCATGGCGGCGGCAGGTATCGCACCGAAATTCATCCGTCCCAGCCGCGCCTATGCGGCGGACGCGTTGGCGCCCGGCATGATCGGCGGCCCGACGGGCTTTGACGGCGCCGAGCGCTACCAGTATGGCGCCGACACGCCGGAAGGCCGCGCCATCGAGGCGGTCAAGGCGCTGAAGGGCGCCGGCAAGGCACCCTCAAAGATCGTGCTGGGCCTGTCGGATGGCTCGATCGGCCAGCTGACGCAGCCTTTCCCGACCGGCGCGCCGTCGATCAAGGAGCTGTGGGAAAAGGAAACCGGCATCCCGATCGAGATCGTCGGTCTGCCGAACGGCCAGGAATTCACCAAGACGATGCAGGACATCTCCACCAAGGGTGGGGCCTATGATATCTACTCGACCGAGTGGAACCGCCTCGGCGATCTCGCCGAAACCGGCGGCATTGCCAAGCTCGATGATTTCGTCGCGCAGTACAAGCCGGAGTGGGACGACCCGGTGACCGGCTATGTCGATGGTGCCAAGGGCGTTTCCCTGCTCAACAAATATCGCGGCGCTAACTATGGCGTGTCGCTGGACGGCGACTTCCAGACCTGGGTCTACCGCACCGACCTGTTTGGCGACGAGGCCGAGAAGAAGGCCTTCAAGGACAAGTACGGTTATGATCTGGCGCCGCCCAAGACCTGGAAGCAGCACGGCGACATCGCCGCGTTCTTCCAGCGCCCGGACAAGGGGCTGTTCGGTTCCACCGATCTGCGCAACCAGGGCTGGGGCTATACCAACTGGTACCAGCGCTATGTCTCGATGGCCTCGCCCAACCAGTTCCTGTTCGGAGACGACGGCAAGCCGCTGATCAATTCCGAGCATGGCATTACCGCGACCAACGAATATGTCGCGTCACTGTCGCATCATTCGCCGGATGCCATTTCATGGGGCTGGCCGGAGCAGTACGGCAATTTCGCCAAGGGGGGTGCTGCCATGACTTGCGCCTTTTCCAACCTGCCGAAATTCCTCGACAACGCCGGCAACAAGGATTCGAAGGTCACCGGCAAGATCGGCTCGATGCTGCCGCCCGGCCGCGAGATAGACGGCAAGCTGATCAGCCGCTCGGTGCTCTGGTTCTCGCTGACCGGCATGGTCTCGTCGCAGTCGAAGAACCAGGAGGTCGCCTATCTCCTGCTGCAGTGGCTGGGCTCGGCCCGCATCTACGCCTGGATGAGCGCCAATCCCGGCGGCTATCTCGATCCGTTCCGGCTTTCGGATTTCTCCGATCCGCTGGTGCGCCAGACCTACCACGCCTATCACATGGACGTGGTGCGCGAGACGGTTGCGCGCACCGTGCCGACCATCAACTATCCCGGCGCCACGGCTTTCCACAACGCGCTCGACGAGAACCTCATGGCATCGCTGACCAAGGCCAAGACGTCGGAGCAGGCGATGGCCGACACCGAGAGGGAATGGAAGAAGATTTCCCGCCGCATCGGCGAGGACAAGCTCCTGGAGGCCATCAGGACCAACAAGGAGGCCTGGCCGACCGTTCTCGATCCGATCGCCTGA
- a CDS encoding carbohydrate ABC transporter permease: MKRSIPFEIFRYAMILVAMTVTLIPILWMMSMAFKPIAEWSATGADLTWWPKDPTLSNFQFVFGESTNNLIVALDRNALKPILSSLLSAVFGTAIAMSAGTAAAYGLSRFGSGQNLPLALIQLRLFPPMAVMIPVMIMWAFLNFTDSWWGLSLVYGIVTLPFAFWLMKTFFDDVPREIEEAALVEGCSRLRVFTRITLPMMRAPLASAALFVFILNWSDYLIALLLTTREWVTIPVYMASLSSSMTGQLYGAKAALGLIAAVPPVIMGIAIQRHLVRGLTFGALKQ; this comes from the coding sequence ATGAAGCGTTCCATTCCTTTCGAGATCTTCCGCTACGCGATGATCCTCGTGGCCATGACGGTAACGTTGATCCCGATCCTGTGGATGATGTCTATGGCCTTCAAGCCGATCGCGGAATGGTCTGCGACGGGTGCCGACCTGACCTGGTGGCCGAAAGACCCGACGCTCAGCAATTTCCAGTTCGTGTTCGGCGAATCCACCAACAATTTGATCGTGGCGCTCGACCGCAACGCGCTGAAGCCAATCCTGTCGTCACTGTTGTCAGCGGTGTTCGGAACGGCGATCGCCATGTCGGCGGGCACCGCCGCCGCCTACGGCCTGTCGCGCTTCGGTTCGGGACAGAACCTGCCGCTGGCGCTGATCCAGCTCAGGCTGTTTCCACCGATGGCGGTGATGATCCCGGTGATGATCATGTGGGCCTTCCTCAACTTCACCGACAGCTGGTGGGGCCTGTCGCTGGTCTATGGCATCGTCACCTTGCCGTTCGCCTTCTGGCTGATGAAGACCTTCTTCGACGACGTGCCGCGCGAGATCGAGGAGGCAGCGCTCGTCGAGGGTTGCTCGCGGCTGCGCGTCTTCACCCGCATCACATTGCCGATGATGCGCGCGCCCCTGGCAAGTGCGGCGCTCTTCGTCTTCATCCTTAACTGGTCGGACTATCTGATCGCTCTGCTCCTGACGACGCGCGAATGGGTGACGATCCCCGTCTACATGGCCTCGCTGTCTTCATCGATGACCGGGCAGCTCTACGGCGCAAAGGCGGCACTTGGCCTGATCGCCGCCGTGCCTCCCGTCATCATGGGCATTGCCATCCAGCGCCATCTGGTGCGCGGGCTGACCTTCGGGGCGCTCAAGCAATGA
- a CDS encoding carbohydrate ABC transporter permease produces MSAVTATISEGEMDAARAKPALRNEGARLGFRLTLPAQILVLFISAFPLLMQLYISVTDWSPLSGTGWWNAWSMWNSFANYTDLAADTRFWSALKRTAIVMVVCVPAEFLLGLALATLFADEFPGKRIFYSILLMPMMVVPAVAGYMFFMLFQSGGPVNDILSSLTGHPVTIAWLSDPTLALIAVMVADIWQWTPLMFLILLAGLVGVPEDQIKAATLLGANPWQRFATIVLPKMKTIIIIALAIRVIENFKIFDTLYIMTGGGPGVATETISVYIYKLTTQDLIWGYVAAIALAILIVLSIAAVFAMKRMARTRELVA; encoded by the coding sequence ATGAGCGCGGTGACGGCGACGATTTCGGAGGGTGAGATGGACGCGGCCCGCGCAAAGCCGGCCCTGCGAAATGAAGGCGCGCGGCTGGGCTTCCGGCTGACACTGCCGGCGCAGATCCTGGTGCTGTTCATCTCGGCCTTTCCACTGCTGATGCAGCTCTACATCAGCGTCACCGACTGGTCGCCGCTGTCGGGCACCGGCTGGTGGAACGCCTGGTCGATGTGGAACAGTTTCGCCAACTACACCGATCTTGCCGCCGACACGCGCTTCTGGAGCGCGCTGAAGCGCACGGCCATCGTCATGGTGGTCTGTGTGCCCGCCGAGTTCCTGCTCGGGCTGGCGTTGGCGACCCTGTTTGCCGACGAGTTTCCGGGCAAGCGGATCTTCTACTCGATCCTGCTGATGCCGATGATGGTGGTGCCAGCTGTAGCCGGCTACATGTTCTTCATGCTGTTCCAGTCAGGCGGCCCGGTGAACGACATATTGTCCTCGCTCACCGGGCACCCCGTCACCATCGCATGGTTGTCCGATCCCACCTTGGCACTGATCGCCGTGATGGTCGCCGACATCTGGCAGTGGACGCCGCTGATGTTCCTCATCCTGCTGGCCGGCCTCGTCGGCGTGCCGGAGGACCAGATCAAGGCGGCGACGCTGCTCGGCGCCAATCCATGGCAGCGCTTCGCCACCATCGTGCTGCCGAAGATGAAGACGATCATCATCATCGCGCTGGCCATTCGGGTGATCGAGAATTTCAAGATCTTCGACACGCTCTACATCATGACCGGCGGCGGTCCCGGCGTCGCCACCGAGACGATCTCCGTCTACATCTACAAGCTGACCACGCAGGATTTGATCTGGGGCTATGTCGCGGCGATCGCGCTGGCCATCCTCATCGTGCTGTCCATCGCCGCCGTCTTCGCCATGAAGCGCATGGCCCGGACCCGGGAACTGGTGGCATGA